The following DNA comes from Quercus robur chromosome 1, dhQueRobu3.1, whole genome shotgun sequence.
TCCCAGATGCCATGGTGGTTGACAAATGACAATGACAACTACTAGTTGTTGGTTCTGGAAAACTATTAAAAAGTATTTAGTACCCACCAATTAAGATAAGGTCAACGTGATAATTTCAAACCACTGGACTTGGAGAATTTAAGCCAAGTATTGTTATATTGCACGCAGCCTACAACGGAAAAACTTTCACTAATTAATGATTCGGACAGAGTCAACATTCATGGAAgcttatttcaatttttaatacaCAATGAATCTACATAAGGTTTATTTGTGGGTATAGGACAAAGAAACATTATTTTTGATAAGATAGGATTGGACCAAAGCAACATTAAAAATGTACAATGGCATTGAAGAGGTCCCATTTGATTGGTTTTTAACAATGTGCAACAAATAGTAGTTAAAGAATGGTTcattcattaaataaaaaaatgcgaTAACCGTCGAAGAATTATCAAATCTTATATGCTCTCTGTTTGTGCAAAAACATAGACCGCTTCTGTGACTCCTCTCAATAAATAGACATTCCCATATGCATTGTTTCCCATCCCTCACCCAAAGCAAGAATACGCAAAATACTACACAGCAAGAGAAAGAACCTCAAATATGATGAAAGTTGTAATTGTGGCCATTTTGGCTTTGGCAACTACCCTTGTTTCAGCTTATGACCCTAGTCCTTTGCAAGACTTTTGTGTAGCAACTAACAACACCGATTCTGCTGGTATGTACATACTCTCATTCTTATTAGTAAAATTATCATAACGTTCTTTTGAAATCATTATAAGTTTGACACATTCCTTTGAATTATGCCCAACACTTATACCACCTACcttagatttattttatttcttctgcAAGACATGTTCTTGTCCATTGTTACAGAAGTGTCTTATTTCTGTCAataacaaacttttctttgtgCAGTTTTtgtgaatggaaaattttgcaaggaACCAACGCTTGTCACAGCCaatgattttttcttctctggaCTCAATATTCCTGGAAACACAGCTGCAAATAAAGTCGGATCAAATGTCACTCTTGTGAACGTCGATAAATTACCAGGTCTCAACACTCTAGGCATATCTTTGGCTCGCCTTGACTTTGCTCCATATGGCTTGAATCCTCCTCACACTCACCCTCGCGGCACTGAGCTTTTGGTTGTCATAGAGGGTACTCTCTTAGTTGGATTTGTCACCTCCAACCCAAACAAACTCTTCACCAAAGTTCTTAATGTGGGCGATGTCTTTGTATTCCCAATTGGTCTCATTCACTTCCAATTCAACATAGGGCAGACTAATGCTGTTGCCTTTGCTGGTCTCAGTAGCCAAAATCCTGGAGTGATCACCATAGCAAATGCTGTCTTTGGATCTAATCCTCCAATTAATCCTGATGTTCTCACCAAGGCCTTCCAGTTAGACAAGAATGTAGTTGAATATCTTCAAAAACAATTCTAGTCAAACcacaaataggaaaaatatgtgtaaattgGGATGGTGAACCACTAAATTGTTTGAATAAAGTTTGTTTGGTTTCCCTCACTGTAACACCACAAAGATAATTACTATCAAATAAAATGGTTTcttatgattgttttttttgtgtCATGGACTCATGGTGTGATAACAAAGGCAGAGCATTTAGTTCATGACTAAATCTTGATTACAACATGGATCCACAATGTTTGAAATCACAagcactttttttaaaaagaaaaacacaagcaCTGATAAAGTGatcaaaattgtaataaaaatagacaaaattattattctcatttttacaaaatgacaTTTCAAATTGAGGTCTATGTTGCGAGAAAATCTACCACGCGTCAGGTGCATGTATCCCTTCCGTGTGAAAGGGAGGATAAATGCGCCCAATGCATGTATACCACCTCCTCAGTACGTAGCACATATTCTATGTCAAACAACAGTCCTAAACTTGATGTAAAATTTTCATAGTGTTGAAATAGTAAGAGTATTTACTATTGAGAATCTATAACTCGATGTATACATATAGAggaaacatggaaagaaaaattaatatgagGTAAGGAAACGTAATACCTAAGcagttaaaaaattattcagGGAAATTACATAGAGAGACCCACAGTTTATTTCCTATTTTAAATTAAGTCTCaagtttttgattttgtcaATTAAAGTCCTTGACttatgaattttatttcaatttgaagcCCATGCCCATCTTTGTTATTCATTTACATTATTCTATTTCTAGGTGGAAATAGAgcacaaaaaaagagaaaattgatgataaaatattgcATTTCACTTAAGTaaccattttcaatttttggcaAATATTTTTCCCCTAAACAAAACTTTCTCACTCTAGAAAGGTTTTTCGCTTTCTACTATCTTTGTTCATTAAATGTCAAATTGATTTTGTTAGCTCCATAATTTAGGTTGGCAAACCCTGAACAAAAATGTTTCTGTTATGTATCTTGGAAGCATTTTTTTGAAGTCAAGACAGCTACCTAGGTTCTATAGATAATATTCAACTTGTAGCCTATTCAATAAATTTGGATTGATCGAGTTTTAATGTGTTTGAAGTGAAGATAGGTACtagtcaaaatgaaaattcatcTTGTCAAGCCTCTACAATTTCATGCAACCAAGGCTTAACAATAATAGAAAACCCTAGAGAATGTGGAAAAGACTTGGAGAGCCACTGATTGTATATCTACGATTCTTGTGCCCCTTTGGGCACAAGTGCACGCAATGAGTTTTGGTTCTCCTTCGTGGGATGTACACCTTGGCCTAGGGTGGACCATGGCAGAGGGTGTAaatggagttgccacctagaataggtctaggaaccataaatgTAGCACCCTTGTGAAGGGCTAATCTTTACCAGTGCATGTATCTAGAGTTTAGGTATAGGGATgaaaaggtgttaggcacccaaccccacccGACCCATGGGTCAGCCTCCACTCAATGTGTTCCaaatcttaatctcattaaagggtTATTTAATATGTTATTCTAAACTCACCTACATTCTAGCATGCATCTAATGCAAACAAACATGGCATATCATCCTTTAagcctagcattcatctatcgTGACATTAAACATATATCACCAAGGGCAGCAAACATCACAAGGCAGATTAAGCAATTATATTCAAACATAGCATCATGACATTCAACCAAGcatattatcaaatatttaagcAACTCATGTTCAATCAAACAAATGCATATTCATGTGAtctatgcatgacttacctcactgcaTCACAACActtatgcatcaatgcatgttcatgataTTCAACCAAACAAGAACCATAATCAAGATCTAAGCaataaacaaggaaaaaaaaaacatgttaaaaacCTAAAATAGAGCCTAAAACAAAGGAAACAGGACTAAACAtgtgaaagaaaacaaagaaaactagATATGGGTTCCTGGGCAAGGGTGTGCGTGCACATAACACCTCaagtatgcgtatgcatgcatAAAGCATGCGCACACATACAAACCAGAAACCTAAACCTCGGCAAATAGAACAGAAACTAAACAAAAACACGAAAACTAGCAACCTATTATGCTTCAAATATAAACACAAAACAAGCCTAAGTTAACATAAACACTATGAAAgtaataaaacatataaacaacacacacacacacacacacacacacacacaaaaacaaagagattGGAAAGTCAAAGTT
Coding sequences within:
- the LOC126724292 gene encoding germin-like protein subfamily 1 member 7 gives rise to the protein MMKVVIVAILALATTLVSAYDPSPLQDFCVATNNTDSAVFVNGKFCKEPTLVTANDFFFSGLNIPGNTAANKVGSNVTLVNVDKLPGLNTLGISLARLDFAPYGLNPPHTHPRGTELLVVIEGTLLVGFVTSNPNKLFTKVLNVGDVFVFPIGLIHFQFNIGQTNAVAFAGLSSQNPGVITIANAVFGSNPPINPDVLTKAFQLDKNVVEYLQKQF